Proteins found in one Lutimonas zeaxanthinifaciens genomic segment:
- a CDS encoding family 20 glycosylhydrolase codes for MRIIAIIIIFSLLGCETPEKKDQLSNLEISWEVVSNLEKEGCHARFAFINHSPNPLKGDNWTLYFNQANVMPQEEDGYTGRVSHINGDWFKFTPDSDHFIIKPSDTLKFDYYYKDALIKNTDVPLGPYFVVNEDQDNESIFEAANFKVMAFSRPEQIHRSRNDFVPIPESEILYAENEIISDLKSDEFSPIIPSPYHIERLEGSIELKKTIGIWADEDFSGEANYLQKVLDSRFQVSSVITNETEADIRLTRSQLENESGSEEGYELSIDNKGVAITAQTKAGAFYAIQSLLGLQDPSDELKGGISLPYVKIKDHPRFGYRGFQLDVARNFQTKETIKKTIDILAFYKINTFLFYFTEDEGWRLEIEGLPELTEVGGQRQHADMNEAALHPSYGSGPFAYKEGSHGSGFYTKEEFIEILRYANERHIRVIPEVNLPGHARAAIKSMEKRYEKYMELGDEQEANRYRLIDPDDRSVYSSAQSFKDNVACVCRESVYRFYEKVVDEIVGYYKEAEVPLEYFHVGGDEVPVGPWTKSPICDQLLENMEGMEAQNLHAYFFKRVVDILQTRNLTVAGWEETALHNQGGQIVVNKEFSGGQVVPYVWNNLWGAQDLGYKLANAGYPVVLCPVTNFYFDLAYDKHPEEPGLYWAGFVNTRNAYEYAPYNVFYTTTRNDSYYTPINQETSFKNMERLTEEGAKNILGIQAQLWSETLKGSSMLEYYLLPKLLGFAESAWSKERQWESIDDKKLRAEKTQKEWNQMANSIGKVEMNRLNSLFGGFNYRIPPPGAKIQNGFLFANSAYPGLEIRYTTDGTEPGPNSPLYSEPLKINEIPVKLRAFNSEGRGSRTSEPKNTNLNLVQ; via the coding sequence ATGAGGATAATTGCAATCATTATTATTTTTTCTCTTTTGGGCTGTGAAACTCCTGAAAAAAAAGACCAACTCTCAAATTTGGAAATTTCCTGGGAGGTTGTCAGTAATCTCGAAAAAGAAGGCTGCCATGCAAGATTTGCCTTTATAAACCATTCGCCAAATCCGTTGAAGGGCGATAACTGGACCCTCTACTTTAATCAAGCCAATGTCATGCCTCAAGAAGAAGACGGCTATACCGGCAGGGTTTCTCATATCAATGGTGACTGGTTTAAATTTACACCTGATTCAGATCATTTCATTATAAAACCATCGGACACCCTTAAATTTGACTATTATTATAAGGACGCATTAATAAAAAATACGGATGTCCCTCTAGGACCTTATTTTGTCGTTAATGAGGATCAGGACAATGAAAGTATTTTTGAAGCCGCAAATTTTAAGGTAATGGCTTTTTCGAGGCCCGAACAGATTCACAGATCCAGAAATGATTTTGTACCTATTCCAGAAAGTGAAATTCTCTATGCCGAGAATGAAATTATCTCGGATTTAAAATCCGATGAATTTAGCCCTATCATCCCAAGCCCGTATCATATTGAAAGATTGGAGGGGTCTATTGAGCTGAAGAAAACAATCGGTATATGGGCGGATGAGGATTTTAGCGGAGAGGCAAATTATCTGCAAAAGGTTTTAGATAGTCGTTTTCAGGTTTCAAGCGTCATTACAAATGAAACTGAGGCGGATATCCGTTTGACCAGATCACAACTCGAGAATGAATCAGGTAGCGAGGAGGGTTATGAATTGTCAATAGACAACAAAGGAGTCGCTATAACTGCCCAAACCAAAGCAGGTGCTTTTTATGCAATTCAGAGTTTACTTGGCCTTCAAGACCCCTCTGATGAACTTAAGGGAGGAATTTCATTACCGTATGTAAAAATCAAGGATCATCCAAGATTTGGTTACAGGGGGTTCCAACTTGATGTGGCGCGAAATTTCCAAACCAAAGAAACCATCAAAAAAACGATCGATATTCTGGCCTTTTACAAGATCAACACCTTTCTTTTTTATTTTACCGAAGATGAAGGCTGGAGGTTAGAAATAGAAGGGCTTCCCGAATTGACAGAAGTTGGTGGTCAGCGCCAGCATGCTGACATGAATGAAGCAGCATTGCACCCTTCTTATGGTTCAGGTCCTTTTGCCTATAAAGAAGGGAGTCATGGTTCAGGATTCTATACCAAAGAAGAATTTATTGAAATTCTGAGGTATGCAAATGAAAGACATATCAGGGTGATTCCTGAAGTAAACCTTCCGGGCCACGCTCGAGCCGCAATCAAATCAATGGAGAAACGATATGAAAAATATATGGAATTAGGAGATGAGCAGGAAGCTAATCGCTACAGGCTTATAGACCCTGATGACAGATCTGTGTACTCATCTGCCCAAAGTTTCAAAGATAACGTTGCCTGTGTTTGCCGAGAATCCGTGTATCGTTTTTACGAAAAAGTGGTTGATGAGATCGTGGGTTACTATAAGGAGGCTGAAGTCCCCTTAGAATATTTTCATGTTGGTGGTGATGAGGTGCCGGTTGGACCCTGGACGAAATCTCCAATTTGTGATCAGCTGCTTGAAAACATGGAAGGCATGGAGGCTCAAAACCTACACGCTTATTTTTTTAAGAGGGTAGTCGATATTTTACAAACTCGGAATTTGACCGTTGCCGGATGGGAAGAAACAGCCCTTCATAATCAGGGTGGTCAAATTGTTGTGAACAAGGAATTTTCAGGAGGCCAGGTGGTTCCATATGTATGGAATAACCTATGGGGTGCACAGGACCTTGGATATAAATTAGCCAATGCAGGATATCCTGTTGTTTTGTGCCCGGTTACGAATTTCTATTTTGACCTTGCCTATGACAAGCATCCGGAAGAACCGGGCTTGTACTGGGCGGGATTTGTCAATACAAGGAACGCTTATGAATACGCTCCTTACAATGTATTTTATACCACGACCAGGAATGATTCCTACTATACACCCATCAACCAGGAAACATCATTCAAAAATATGGAACGGCTCACAGAAGAAGGCGCAAAAAATATACTTGGGATTCAGGCGCAACTTTGGAGTGAGACCTTAAAAGGTTCCTCTATGCTTGAATATTATTTGTTACCTAAACTGTTGGGGTTTGCAGAGTCTGCATGGTCTAAAGAGCGCCAATGGGAGTCTATAGACGACAAAAAATTAAGGGCCGAAAAAACACAGAAAGAATGGAATCAAATGGCTAATTCCATTGGAAAAGTAGAGATGAACAGATTGAATTCACTATTTGGCGGATTTAACTATCGCATTCCTCCTCCCGGAGCAAAGATTCAAAATGGATTTTTATTTGCGAATTCTGCGTATCCCGGCCTGGAGATCAGATATACAACGGACGGTACAGAGCCGGGGCCTAACTCACCTCTGTACAGCGAACCCTTAAAAATTAATGAAATACCCGTCAAACTTAGAGCCTTTAACAGCGAAGGACGAGGAAGCAGGACGAGTGAACCAAAAAACACCAATTTAAATCTTGTACAATGA
- a CDS encoding acyltransferase family protein, protein MSTFDSNKRLISLDMLRGLTIALMIVVNDPGSWEHIYWPLAHAEWHGITITDFVYPFFLFIVGVSIVLSSYKQLDAGADKKKMRKKIWIRSIKIFALGILLNLFPDFNFAELRIPGVLQRIAIVYLVCAHIFLATNWKTQLKIAVSALVGYWLAMMLIPVPGLGAGVLEPGKNLAAWIDSIVIPLRMWQGTWDPEGLLSTIPAIVTGMTGMFAGQLLKQDMEIEKKLNYLFLIGLLCVVGGYFWDLFFPINKNLWTSSYVLFTSGWAFMALAACILLVDVMGYDKSAKFGVIYGSNAITVYVFAGMFPWLLNDIMGVRGFFYDGLVNAGMVPELASFLWSIVYTLICFIPAYILYKKKIFIKV, encoded by the coding sequence ATGAGCACATTTGATTCAAACAAGCGACTTATTTCTTTAGACATGCTTCGAGGGCTTACCATAGCTCTAATGATTGTAGTAAATGATCCTGGTTCCTGGGAACATATTTACTGGCCACTTGCCCATGCTGAATGGCATGGTATCACAATCACCGATTTTGTTTATCCTTTCTTTCTCTTTATTGTGGGGGTATCTATCGTCCTATCCTCTTACAAACAACTTGATGCCGGAGCTGACAAGAAGAAAATGAGGAAAAAAATATGGATTAGATCCATAAAAATATTCGCATTGGGAATACTCTTAAATCTTTTTCCCGATTTCAATTTTGCTGAACTAAGAATACCGGGGGTTCTTCAACGTATCGCCATTGTTTATTTGGTCTGTGCCCATATATTTTTAGCAACAAATTGGAAAACACAATTAAAAATAGCTGTATCAGCCCTTGTGGGTTACTGGCTTGCTATGATGCTCATTCCTGTCCCTGGCTTAGGTGCCGGAGTTCTGGAACCGGGGAAAAACCTTGCAGCATGGATCGACAGTATTGTTATCCCGTTGAGAATGTGGCAGGGTACCTGGGATCCTGAAGGCCTTTTAAGTACCATTCCAGCGATCGTTACTGGTATGACAGGAATGTTCGCCGGCCAATTATTGAAACAGGATATGGAAATTGAGAAAAAATTGAATTACCTGTTCCTGATCGGTCTGCTTTGCGTAGTTGGAGGATATTTCTGGGATCTGTTTTTCCCGATCAATAAAAATCTTTGGACAAGCTCATACGTACTCTTTACTTCGGGCTGGGCCTTTATGGCATTAGCAGCCTGTATTTTACTGGTAGATGTTATGGGATATGACAAATCTGCTAAATTTGGTGTTATCTATGGAAGTAATGCCATTACGGTTTATGTTTTTGCCGGAATGTTTCCATGGCTTTTAAACGATATTATGGGAGTCAGAGGGTTTTTTTATGACGGATTGGTGAACGCAGGAATGGTTCCTGAATTGGCATCATTTCTCTGGTCGATAGTCTACACCTTGATTTGCTTTATCCCGGCATATATTCTATACAAAAAGAAGATTTTTATTAAAGTTTAG
- a CDS encoding SIS domain-containing protein: MNKSKEFHSIVNEMLSRIMDTQLPMIQDLGKLIAKKTLDGSILFGFGTGHSHVIAEELYIRAGGLFTAKGILEPEFMLHGTKWKSTALERIEGISKSILTLNGVRSKDVIIIISNSGRNPVPIEMAIEAKKEGLLVICITNIAHSKSIESRHKSGKKLYEVSDYIIDNCGFPGDAAMRMEGEPYTFGATSTITGAYIIQLLVSEIIVNIKEKGGTPPVLLSSNLDNSDDYNEALLKEYFDKFPELEWLLK; this comes from the coding sequence TTGAACAAATCAAAGGAATTTCATTCCATCGTAAATGAGATGTTGTCCAGGATTATGGATACGCAACTACCCATGATCCAGGATTTAGGAAAGCTTATAGCAAAGAAAACTCTGGACGGTTCTATCCTTTTCGGATTCGGAACAGGGCACTCACATGTAATAGCGGAAGAATTGTACATTCGTGCGGGAGGGCTTTTTACGGCTAAAGGAATCCTTGAACCCGAATTCATGCTACACGGAACCAAATGGAAAAGTACGGCCCTGGAACGTATCGAGGGTATCTCTAAATCAATTTTGACCTTAAATGGCGTAAGATCAAAAGATGTGATCATCATCATATCAAATTCAGGCAGAAATCCGGTTCCTATTGAAATGGCCATTGAAGCGAAAAAAGAAGGGCTGCTTGTAATATGTATTACCAATATTGCGCACAGCAAATCCATTGAATCCAGACATAAGAGCGGCAAAAAACTGTATGAGGTTTCCGACTATATCATTGACAACTGTGGTTTTCCGGGTGACGCGGCAATGAGGATGGAAGGAGAACCCTATACCTTTGGGGCTACCTCAACCATAACCGGAGCCTACATCATTCAGCTGCTTGTATCAGAAATCATCGTCAACATAAAAGAGAAGGGAGGAACCCCTCCTGTTTTACTGAGTTCTAACTTAGATAACAGTGATGACTACAATGAGGCTCTTTTAAAGGAATACTTTGATAAGTTTCCTGAACTCGAATGGCTTCTGAAATAA
- a CDS encoding slipin family protein, giving the protein MNPINVILVFVVIFILAGIRIVYEYKRAVKFRFGKYVSLLQPGFRWIIPVVERIQLVDIRVITINIQKQEVMTQDNVPCHINGVLFFKIEDATKAILEVEDYVFAISQMAQATLRDVCGKVELDTILSKREEIGKNIKEIVELETEVWGISIQDVKIKDIELPENMKRSMANQAEAERSRRARIILAEAEKQAADKLLQAGKVIDQSPSAIKLRLYQTLSNIASEKNSTIVFPFPEEVLPAKKRKE; this is encoded by the coding sequence ATGAACCCTATCAATGTTATTCTCGTATTTGTTGTTATTTTTATTCTGGCCGGTATTCGAATCGTTTATGAATACAAAAGAGCCGTTAAATTCAGATTTGGAAAATATGTTTCCCTTTTGCAACCAGGTTTCCGGTGGATCATTCCGGTTGTGGAACGAATTCAACTGGTTGACATCCGTGTAATCACCATTAATATCCAGAAGCAGGAGGTCATGACACAGGACAACGTACCCTGCCATATAAACGGGGTTTTATTCTTTAAAATTGAAGATGCCACAAAAGCGATCCTAGAGGTTGAAGACTATGTTTTTGCCATTTCACAAATGGCCCAGGCAACCCTGCGGGATGTATGTGGAAAAGTGGAACTCGATACCATTCTTTCCAAAAGGGAAGAAATTGGAAAAAATATCAAGGAAATTGTTGAACTGGAAACAGAAGTCTGGGGTATCTCAATTCAGGATGTCAAAATAAAAGATATCGAACTTCCTGAGAATATGAAGCGATCCATGGCAAATCAGGCAGAAGCTGAAAGATCAAGACGTGCACGAATTATTCTGGCAGAAGCGGAGAAGCAGGCCGCTGATAAGTTACTTCAGGCCGGTAAGGTAATCGATCAGTCACCTTCAGCGATCAAACTGAGGTTGTACCAGACCTTGTCAAACATTGCCAGTGAAAAGAATTCCACGATTGTTTTCCCGTTCCCGGAAGAAGTCTTGCCTGCCAAGAAGCGCAAAGAATAA
- a CDS encoding phytoene desaturase family protein, translated as MIQSYKKNPQIDDQYHSILIGSGMGSLSAAAILAKEGHKVLVLERHYTAGGYTHIFKRKGFEWDVGIHYIGDMQRPESAMKKLFDYVTNGQLKWADMGEVYDRIIIGDRSYDLVKGLKNFKQKLISYFPDEEEAIHKYIDLVFRANKTAGKFYMNKALPPFLSKLTYKWMSNPFFKYADQTTYEVISSLTDNQELIKVLTGQYGDYGLPPKESSFFMHATVAKHYFGGGSFPVGGSSQIVKTIDPVIEMTGGTIIINAEVKNVHILNNKACGVEMTDGRIINSDHVISGAGLQTTYEKLLPEEVVNQHKLKDQVNKVNPSASHACLYIGLDGSPEELKLPKTNLWIYPENTDHDTSVKNYLENIDSEFPVVYVSFPAAKDPDWSNRYPGKSTIDIITLLPYAIFESWEGSRWMKRGEAYEELKKKISKRLLEKLYEQLPQVKGKIVHYELSSPLTTQHFMNYSKGEIYGLDHSPGRFRQKFLVPRTPVKNFYLTGQDIVTAGVGGALFSGLLTASALTGKNFMKKII; from the coding sequence ATGATTCAATCCTATAAAAAGAACCCTCAGATTGACGATCAATACCATTCCATACTGATCGGATCCGGTATGGGCAGCTTATCGGCAGCGGCCATACTAGCAAAAGAAGGGCACAAGGTCCTTGTACTGGAACGCCATTATACGGCTGGAGGTTATACCCATATTTTTAAACGAAAAGGCTTTGAATGGGATGTCGGAATTCACTATATAGGTGATATGCAGCGCCCTGAAAGTGCCATGAAAAAATTATTTGATTATGTTACCAACGGTCAACTAAAATGGGCAGACATGGGTGAGGTTTATGATCGAATTATTATTGGGGATCGTTCCTATGATCTGGTCAAGGGCTTAAAAAATTTCAAACAAAAACTCATCAGTTATTTTCCTGACGAAGAAGAAGCGATTCATAAATACATTGATCTTGTTTTTAGAGCCAACAAAACTGCCGGGAAATTTTACATGAACAAGGCCCTTCCTCCTTTTCTGTCCAAGCTCACTTATAAATGGATGTCTAATCCTTTTTTTAAGTATGCAGACCAGACAACCTATGAGGTCATCAGCAGCCTTACAGACAATCAGGAATTGATCAAGGTACTCACCGGCCAATACGGCGATTACGGGTTACCCCCAAAAGAAAGCAGTTTCTTTATGCACGCCACTGTGGCCAAACACTATTTTGGTGGCGGAAGCTTTCCTGTTGGAGGATCATCTCAAATTGTAAAAACGATAGATCCCGTAATAGAAATGACAGGTGGTACAATTATAATTAACGCCGAAGTGAAAAACGTTCATATCCTGAATAACAAGGCATGCGGCGTGGAGATGACAGATGGACGTATTATTAATTCGGACCATGTCATTAGCGGAGCAGGCCTTCAAACTACCTATGAAAAGTTACTGCCTGAAGAAGTGGTCAATCAACACAAATTAAAGGACCAGGTGAACAAGGTCAACCCTTCGGCCTCACACGCCTGTCTGTATATAGGCCTTGATGGTAGTCCGGAGGAACTGAAGTTACCAAAAACCAATCTTTGGATTTACCCGGAAAACACGGATCACGATACTTCGGTAAAAAATTACCTGGAGAATATTGATTCAGAATTTCCTGTTGTTTATGTTTCTTTTCCGGCTGCAAAAGATCCTGATTGGTCAAATAGATACCCTGGTAAAAGCACCATCGATATCATCACTTTACTACCCTATGCTATTTTTGAATCCTGGGAAGGTTCAAGATGGATGAAGCGAGGTGAAGCCTACGAAGAACTTAAGAAAAAAATATCGAAAAGACTTCTCGAAAAATTGTACGAACAACTCCCTCAGGTAAAAGGAAAAATCGTTCATTACGAATTAAGCAGCCCGCTTACGACGCAACATTTTATGAATTACAGCAAGGGTGAGATCTATGGTTTAGACCACAGCCCAGGCAGATTCAGACAAAAGTTTCTCGTTCCAAGGACCCCGGTCAAAAATTTCTACCTGACGGGTCAGGATATCGTCACTGCAGGGGTGGGCGGAGCCCTTTTTTCGGGCTTACTGACCGCATCTGCATTAACAGGAAAAAACTTTATGAAAAAAATTATTTGA
- a CDS encoding beta-N-acetylhexosaminidase, which produces MKKTATIFLMTLFLLSGAIQAQHNIIPVPRSYEATEGELLIEKGLEIILLTENESLKEQVALFGTQMKDSGIEFTVGQGEVGKTLKIALNETALDTLGTEGYQLVVEDTGMLLTANTTAGTFNGLQTIKQLLPVKREASKEGELLPISIKTCIIEDAPRFGWRGLMLDVSRHFFSVDEVKAYLDQMAEFKFNVFHWHLTDDQGWRIEIKTFPKLTEVGAWRVERHGRFGSERAAPKKSEKTTYGGFYTQEEVKDIIAYAAARNITIVPEIDVPGHSMALLAAYPQYSTRKEFKHVNPGSKFVDWYGNGKFKMLVENTLNPADPAVYAFLDMVFEEIANLFPGEYIHMGGDECYHGFWEEDAKVKDFMAKNSINNGDELQSYFVKRVEKIISSKGKKMIGWDEILEGGLAEGAAVMSWRGMKGGIEAAGMGHEVVMTPTTFAYLDYTQGDYSVENKIYADLSLEKSYSFDPVPELILDPYLILGGQGNLWTEDIPSLSFAFYMTYPRAMALSESLWSNKSNKNWDNFLERTSAHLDRFDEKNINVARTIYEPEVKVYKDGNKLMCELKNHFSDIEMYYTIDNTYPVSFGKKYEGPFQIPAGNLKLRVQSFRNGEPIERLLIIDRKDLESRVK; this is translated from the coding sequence ATGAAGAAAACAGCTACGATTTTTTTGATGACGCTTTTCTTGCTGAGCGGCGCAATTCAGGCACAACACAATATTATCCCGGTTCCCAGGTCTTATGAGGCCACTGAGGGTGAACTGTTAATTGAAAAAGGACTGGAGATCATTTTATTGACAGAAAATGAGAGTTTAAAAGAGCAGGTTGCTTTGTTTGGTACTCAAATGAAAGATTCTGGAATTGAGTTTACGGTGGGTCAGGGTGAAGTTGGAAAAACGCTGAAGATTGCTTTGAATGAGACTGCTTTGGATACCCTTGGAACGGAAGGATACCAATTGGTGGTGGAAGATACGGGTATGCTGCTAACCGCAAATACCACGGCCGGAACTTTCAACGGATTGCAGACTATAAAACAGCTTTTGCCCGTAAAGAGAGAGGCTTCAAAAGAAGGTGAGCTACTTCCAATATCGATCAAAACCTGTATCATTGAAGATGCTCCCAGATTTGGCTGGAGAGGATTGATGCTCGATGTGAGTCGTCATTTCTTTTCGGTTGATGAGGTCAAGGCTTATCTGGATCAGATGGCTGAATTCAAGTTCAATGTTTTTCACTGGCACCTCACGGATGACCAGGGATGGAGGATTGAAATAAAAACCTTCCCAAAACTTACAGAAGTGGGAGCCTGGCGCGTAGAAAGACATGGACGTTTTGGTTCTGAGAGGGCAGCTCCAAAAAAGAGCGAGAAAACTACCTATGGTGGTTTTTATACTCAGGAAGAGGTCAAAGATATCATAGCATACGCTGCTGCAAGAAATATAACTATAGTTCCTGAAATTGATGTTCCTGGACATAGTATGGCCTTGCTAGCTGCCTATCCTCAGTATTCAACACGTAAGGAGTTTAAACATGTCAATCCGGGTTCGAAATTTGTAGACTGGTATGGTAATGGCAAATTTAAGATGTTGGTTGAAAACACCTTAAACCCGGCAGATCCGGCGGTTTATGCGTTTTTAGATATGGTTTTTGAAGAAATTGCTAATTTATTTCCGGGAGAATATATCCATATGGGAGGTGATGAGTGTTATCATGGATTCTGGGAGGAAGATGCCAAAGTAAAAGATTTCATGGCTAAAAACAGTATCAATAACGGCGATGAATTACAAAGCTATTTTGTAAAAAGAGTCGAAAAGATCATTAGCAGCAAAGGGAAAAAGATGATTGGCTGGGATGAAATTCTTGAAGGAGGCCTGGCAGAAGGTGCCGCTGTAATGAGCTGGAGAGGAATGAAAGGAGGAATTGAGGCAGCAGGTATGGGCCATGAGGTGGTTATGACTCCAACAACATTTGCTTATCTGGATTATACCCAGGGTGATTATAGTGTTGAAAACAAAATTTATGCTGACCTGTCCCTTGAAAAATCATATAGTTTTGATCCGGTTCCAGAGCTGATTCTCGATCCTTATCTGATTCTGGGAGGACAGGGGAATTTATGGACCGAAGATATTCCCTCGCTTTCCTTTGCGTTTTATATGACCTATCCAAGGGCTATGGCCTTGTCTGAGTCACTTTGGAGCAATAAATCAAATAAAAACTGGGATAATTTCCTGGAACGTACCAGCGCTCACCTGGACCGATTTGACGAAAAAAACATCAACGTGGCCCGAACCATTTATGAACCGGAAGTAAAGGTTTACAAAGACGGGAATAAACTGATGTGTGAACTAAAAAATCATTTCTCCGATATCGAAATGTATTACACCATTGATAATACATACCCGGTAAGTTTCGGCAAAAAATACGAGGGTCCGTTTCAAATTCCGGCAGGAAATTTAAAGCTTAGGGTACAGTCATTTAGAAATGGCGAACCCATTGAAAGATTGCTGATCATTGACAGAAAAGACCTTGAAAGCCGGGTCAAATAA
- a CDS encoding glycoside hydrolase family 3 protein codes for MKKALKITGIIVGILIVLLVVSGLVGYSRMASKAKKNYAALGEEVQVLEESGFRFRDLNKNGKLDQYEDSRLSIQERVDNLVELMTLEEKAGSMFITMIGMTPDGGPIDKPFYSKNKMDYMLTFMMPSNSEMLVNRKMNSFNILQGHPANILARYNNNIQGIAERTRLGIPVTIASDPRHGAQHNPGAALSTPAFSQWPTSLGLAATRDTILVREFADIARQEYLATGIRLALHPMADLATEPRWGRSNGTFGEDAELSAMITKAYVLGFQGDSLGTSSVACMTKHFSGGGPQEDGEDAHFPYGKNQVYPGNNFDYHLIPFEKGAFPAKTAQIMPYYGIPIDQTDENVAFAFNKTIITKLLREKYGFEGVICTDWNIISGSKVGDARAWGVEDLTPLERTKKVIDAGCDQFGGENSPELIIELVKSGQLKESRIDESVKRIMKDKFRLGLFDNPYVDELQAPKIAGNEEFRSKGRKAMAKSTVLLKNDDLLPLKMGTKIYADGMIVPEALNGFGELVSDPKEADVILTRIKTPFDVRDDYFLESYFHQGRLYYSEEEKQKILGLIAEKPSIVVVNLERAAILTEIAEEADALMAEFGTSDEVLTDLLFGVEAPEGKLPFELPSSWEAVKNQKEDVPYDSKDPLYEFGHGLTYNKTIENALTMTNQE; via the coding sequence ATGAAAAAAGCGTTAAAAATAACCGGTATTATTGTTGGAATACTCATAGTGCTTCTCGTTGTTTCCGGACTTGTCGGATATAGCAGAATGGCTTCAAAAGCCAAGAAGAATTATGCAGCTTTAGGAGAAGAGGTTCAGGTTTTGGAAGAGTCAGGTTTTCGTTTTAGAGATTTGAACAAAAACGGCAAACTGGATCAATATGAAGATTCAAGGCTATCAATTCAGGAAAGGGTCGATAATTTGGTTGAACTGATGACGCTTGAGGAAAAGGCCGGTAGTATGTTTATCACAATGATTGGAATGACTCCTGACGGAGGGCCCATTGATAAGCCATTTTATTCCAAGAATAAAATGGATTATATGCTGACTTTTATGATGCCTTCTAATTCTGAAATGCTGGTAAACAGAAAGATGAATAGTTTCAATATTTTACAAGGTCATCCTGCAAATATTCTGGCCAGATATAATAATAATATTCAGGGGATTGCTGAAAGGACAAGACTGGGAATTCCTGTAACCATTGCCTCAGATCCAAGACATGGTGCACAGCATAATCCAGGAGCAGCTTTAAGTACTCCTGCATTTTCGCAATGGCCAACCTCCCTCGGGCTGGCGGCTACAAGAGATACGATTCTGGTTCGGGAGTTTGCAGATATTGCCAGACAGGAATACCTGGCTACGGGCATAAGACTTGCTCTGCATCCCATGGCCGATTTGGCTACTGAGCCAAGATGGGGCAGGTCAAATGGTACTTTTGGAGAAGACGCTGAATTATCCGCTATGATAACCAAAGCCTATGTTTTAGGGTTTCAAGGGGATTCATTGGGAACATCATCAGTGGCTTGTATGACCAAACATTTTTCTGGAGGCGGACCACAAGAGGATGGAGAAGATGCTCACTTTCCTTATGGAAAAAATCAGGTTTATCCCGGAAACAATTTTGACTATCATTTAATTCCGTTTGAAAAAGGTGCCTTTCCGGCAAAAACGGCTCAAATCATGCCCTATTATGGAATTCCGATTGACCAAACAGATGAAAACGTAGCGTTTGCTTTCAATAAGACGATTATTACCAAACTTTTAAGAGAGAAGTATGGATTCGAAGGTGTTATATGTACCGACTGGAATATCATTTCGGGATCAAAAGTAGGGGATGCCCGTGCCTGGGGCGTGGAAGATTTAACACCTCTGGAAAGGACCAAAAAAGTCATCGATGCCGGATGCGATCAGTTTGGAGGTGAAAACAGTCCGGAACTGATTATCGAGTTGGTTAAATCGGGCCAGCTGAAAGAGTCGAGAATTGATGAATCAGTAAAAAGGATCATGAAAGATAAATTTCGCCTGGGATTATTTGACAATCCCTATGTTGACGAGCTTCAGGCTCCGAAAATTGCCGGAAATGAGGAATTCAGGAGCAAAGGAAGAAAGGCTATGGCAAAATCAACGGTTTTATTAAAGAATGATGATTTACTTCCCTTGAAGATGGGAACCAAAATCTATGCTGATGGAATGATTGTTCCTGAAGCTTTGAACGGTTTTGGAGAATTGGTTTCTGATCCTAAAGAAGCAGATGTAATTTTGACTCGGATCAAAACACCTTTCGATGTAAGAGACGACTATTTTCTTGAAAGTTACTTTCATCAGGGGCGATTATATTATAGTGAGGAAGAAAAACAGAAAATTTTAGGTCTGATAGCCGAAAAACCATCTATCGTGGTTGTGAATTTGGAAAGAGCAGCGATTCTTACTGAAATTGCGGAAGAGGCAGATGCGCTTATGGCGGAATTTGGAACTTCTGACGAAGTTCTGACGGATTTACTTTTCGGTGTTGAGGCTCCTGAGGGGAAATTGCCCTTTGAACTGCCTTCATCCTGGGAGGCCGTTAAAAATCAAAAAGAGGATGTTCCTTATGATTCAAAGGATCCATTATATGAATTTGGACATGGACTCACATATAACAAGACGATTGAAAACGCGTTGACCATGACCAATCAAGAATAA